From the Glutamicibacter halophytocola genome, the window GGCACACGAAAACCGCCGGCTGACCGTAGCCAGCGAAAAGTAGATACCCGACGCCCGAAGCCGTGCAGTGCATTCGTCGGATCCGCGCCGCAGGGCGCCGATCTGACGAATGCAACGTACATGGCTAAAGTTGGAGTGGTCATTCCACTAGCACCCCGAGGTAAGTTACTTCCCATGCAACGCAACTCGCGCTCTTCGCGTATTCTGGCCGGCGCCTTCGCACTGCCATTAATCGGCGCCCTCTTGGCCGGCTGCTCTTCAACGGGCAGCTCCGATTCCACGGCGCAAGGCAAAGAACCGGTCACCGGCGGCACCATGGTCTATGCCTCGGGGGACGCAGAGCCAAGCTGCCTGGACCCGCACGTTGGCGGCAACTACCCGCAGGCACTGGTGGCCAGCCAATATCTGGAATCCCTGTTCACCAAGGATGCCAACGGCGAGATCATCCCATGGCTGGCCGAGAGCACGGAAGTCTCCAAGGACGGATTGACCCGCACCATCAAGCTGCGCGAGGGCATCAAGTTCACCGATGGGACCAAGCTCACCGCGAACGCCATCAAGGCCAACGTCAAGCACCTCAAGGACCCCAATACCGCTTCCTCCACCGGATACCTCGCCGTGGGCAAAGTGGTCAGTGTTGAGGCCAAAGATGAGCTGACCGCAGTCCTCAAGCTGTCCGCTCCGGATAACGCGCTGCTCGAATCCCTAGCGATGCCGTGGACCGCCATCGAATCCCCCAAGGCCCTGGAACGCGACCAGGCCACGAACTGCGCTGCCCCGGTGGGCACCGGACCGTTCAAGGTCGAATCCTGGGAGCATCAGAAGGCCGTGAACCTGGTCCGCAACGATGGCTATGTCCTGCCGGTCGCTGATGAAAAGCGCACCAGCAGCACCGCCTACCTGGATGGCATTACCTGGCGTTTCATCCCGGAAGCCGCCACCCGCTATGCGGCGTTGCAATCCGGCGAAGTCGACGTGATCGATAACGCCCAGCCTGACACCATTGCCTCGGCCTCCGATGCCGGATTGGGCCACCTCGATGCGCCGCGCCCCGGTGCCTCGAACCGCATCGAGCTCAACAGCTCCAAGGCGCCATTTGACGACCAGCGAGTCCGCGAAGCCTTCATCCGCGCGGTCGATGCGAACACCGGAGTCTCCGCGTTGTTCTTCGGCACCGCCCAGCGCAGCAATTCGCTGCTATCCTCCGTGGAGCCACTGGGATACTCGGACGAATCGCTGTTCACCACCGATACCGCCAAGGCCAACCAGCTGCTCGATGATGCCGGCTGGAGCGAACGCGATGCCCAGGGCTACCGCGTGAAGAATGGCAAGCGCTTGAGCTTGGCCTTCCCGGTCTCCACCAACCAGTCGGTCCCGGCCGAGCAGTCCCTCTTCGAGCAGTTCCAGGCCCAGGCCAAGGCCGTGGGCTTCGAGGTGAAGATCGACCTGCTGGATCTGTCCAGCTGGTATGGCGCGCTAGCCAAGCACGAGTACAACCTGGTCTCCGCTCCATACACCAAGGTCGGCCCCTCGGTGCTGCGCGTGCTCTACCACTCCGACTCCACGGTTCCTGCCCCTTCGGGCTACTTCGCCAATAACGCCCAGGTGAAGAACAAGAAGCTCGACCAGCTGCTGAACAAGGCCGAAGAGACCGAGGATGGCGCGCAGCGCGCCTCGCTCTACGAGCAGGCGCAGAAGATCGTGCTCGAGGGCTACTACGTGCTGCCGCTGTATGACCAGCA encodes:
- a CDS encoding ABC transporter substrate-binding protein, with the translated sequence MQRNSRSSRILAGAFALPLIGALLAGCSSTGSSDSTAQGKEPVTGGTMVYASGDAEPSCLDPHVGGNYPQALVASQYLESLFTKDANGEIIPWLAESTEVSKDGLTRTIKLREGIKFTDGTKLTANAIKANVKHLKDPNTASSTGYLAVGKVVSVEAKDELTAVLKLSAPDNALLESLAMPWTAIESPKALERDQATNCAAPVGTGPFKVESWEHQKAVNLVRNDGYVLPVADEKRTSSTAYLDGITWRFIPEAATRYAALQSGEVDVIDNAQPDTIASASDAGLGHLDAPRPGASNRIELNSSKAPFDDQRVREAFIRAVDANTGVSALFFGTAQRSNSLLSSVEPLGYSDESLFTTDTAKANQLLDDAGWSERDAQGYRVKNGKRLSLAFPVSTNQSVPAEQSLFEQFQAQAKAVGFEVKIDLLDLSSWYGALAKHEYNLVSAPYTKVGPSVLRVLYHSDSTVPAPSGYFANNAQVKNKKLDQLLNKAEETEDGAQRASLYEQAQKIVLEGYYVLPLYDQQNHFLYGKNVHGVGTTTAVSSPIYFDTFLDQ